The DNA sequence GCCCAACCCCTACTGGCGCAGCAGGCCCGCACCTGCCAATGCAAACTCTGCTGATGCTATCAAGTCATTAGTCGAATTTCGTAGGAAGTGGATGCTACGGCACGCCAGCATGCTGTCCTTTCTGCACTAAAACCTACAACGCGGCCGCATGTCATCGCCAGATGGTTCTCTCCCACGCTCTCGCCTTGCCAGCTAGTCGCATCCGTGACCGCGGGGAGAGGGTTTGCGGGCCAAGTGGAGGGCCACTACGCCCCCTCCCAGCAGGCGCACCTGGACATCCGTCAGGCCTAGGCTCTCCAGAAGGGCGGCCAGCGTCTGGGCGTTGGGAAAGTCCTGCAGGGAGTCGGCGAGGTAATGGTAGGCCGACATATCGCCGCCGACGAGGCCGGCCAGGAGAGGCACCAGCCGCCGTAGGTAGAAGCGATATAGGTGGCCGAACGGGCCTTCCGGCGGGTGCGTCATGTCCAGGCAAGCCAGCCGGCCTCCTGGCCTTAAGACGCGGGCCATCTCTGCCAGCCCGGCCGGCAGGTCCACCAGGTTGCGCAGGATGAAGGCGCTGACCACGCAATCGAACGTGTCGTCGGGGAAGGGAAGGTGTAGGGCATCGCCCAGCGCCCAGGCGATGCCGTCAAGGCCCCTGGCCTCCGCCTTGCGGCGTGCTTCCGCCAGCATTTGGGGGGCGAAGTCCAACCCGATTACCAGCGGGGCCCCCTGGCGTCGCAGGGCCAGGGCCAGGTCGCCGGTGCCCGTACCCACGTCCAGGGTCAGCGCTCCCCGCGGTGCGAGGGCGGCCGCCGTCCAGCGTCGCCAGCGCACGTCCTTCCCCAGGCTCATAAGCCGATTCAACAGGTCATAACGAGGAACAAGCCTATCGAACATGCGGCGTATCTCCGCTGCCCTGTCCACGGACATCTCAGCGATATCTTATATGGCGGGGTCCGGTCACTAAAGTGGTGTAGAGGTTCAGGGCAGGTAGCCAGAGGAGGTGACGGACAGACAAGGGGGAGCAGAGGGAGCAGGCCCGGAAAGAGGTGCGCGCCCGCATAAGGGAGCGGGTTAAGGGGGTCATCCAGCACGTGATAGCGGGCCATCGGGAGCGGCTACCGCTCAGGAGCGCTGCAGGCGGCGCTGCCCTATGGCAGTGGGGACCGGGGTGTGGAGCCTGGAGGACGCCCTCACCTAGCCGCACTTCCAGGCCCTCATCACAGCCGAGTGAGCGAGGGGGCTGGGACCATTGGGGGCCCGTGCACCACTGTCGGGAGGAAAGGCAGCCGGAGACAGGCTTGCCCCGGGCCCGACCCGCCCGCCGTGCTGCGGGTCCGCCAGCGCGTCCCGGCGCTGGCTCCCAGCTATAATACAGGTCGTGGACAGGAGCCGCGACTGGCTGGACCAGGCCGAGGGCGACCTGGTGCATGCCCAAAGCGACCTGGAGCGGGGCTTCTACGACTGGGCAGCCTTCTCGGCCCAGCAGGCGGCAGAGAAGGCGGTGAAAGCCGTCTTTCAGCGCCTGGGGGCCGAGGCGTGGGGCCACTCGGTGGCTGACCTGCTGGCGGAGCTAGCCGCCCACCGCCCGGTGCCCCCTGAGCTGCAGGATGCCGCCCTGGAGCTGGACAAGGCTTACATACCCGCGCGCTACCCCAACGCTCATCCATCGGGCTCGCCCCGGCGTCGCTACACCCGGGACGAGGCGGCGAGGCTTGTCCACCACGCGGAGGCCATCTATGAGTTCTGTTCGCATCTTCTTTCCCAAGCTTGACCGTAAGG is a window from the Dehalococcoidia bacterium genome containing:
- a CDS encoding HEPN domain-containing protein, coding for MDRSRDWLDQAEGDLVHAQSDLERGFYDWAAFSAQQAAEKAVKAVFQRLGAEAWGHSVADLLAELAAHRPVPPELQDAALELDKAYIPARYPNAHPSGSPRRRYTRDEAARLVHHAEAIYEFCSHLLSQA
- a CDS encoding class I SAM-dependent methyltransferase, translating into MSVDRAAEIRRMFDRLVPRYDLLNRLMSLGKDVRWRRWTAAALAPRGALTLDVGTGTGDLALALRRQGAPLVIGLDFAPQMLAEARRKAEARGLDGIAWALGDALHLPFPDDTFDCVVSAFILRNLVDLPAGLAEMARVLRPGGRLACLDMTHPPEGPFGHLYRFYLRRLVPLLAGLVGGDMSAYHYLADSLQDFPNAQTLAALLESLGLTDVQVRLLGGGVVALHLARKPSPRGHGCD